From one Sulfurimonas sp. HSL-3221 genomic stretch:
- the trpD gene encoding anthranilate phosphoribosyltransferase, with translation MTYSEAKAAFERLFRHEMDDAQMRDFLLSMKLDETMPVEALAAAASVMRANAIALPVDETLRPELIDIVGTGGDKIGSFNISSTVAILCASMGSYVAKHGSRSVTSKSGSADMFEALGVRLDLGIEQTARLLEETGFTFMFAQNHHPAMKFIMPVRKSIPEKTIFNVLGPLTNPAGVGKIMLGVFDRSFVPKIAEALKINDVTSAIVVSSKERMDEISISDITYAARVDEKGITEYEIDPALYGIPRQPLEAIVGGDADANAAILRNIFENRATDAQRDIVRINAANAFIVDGKARDIQEGLEMADEGLQSGRAKAKLAQIIEVSAKL, from the coding sequence TTGACCTACAGCGAAGCCAAAGCCGCGTTTGAACGCCTTTTCCGGCATGAGATGGACGATGCGCAGATGCGCGACTTCCTGCTCTCGATGAAACTGGATGAAACGATGCCGGTCGAGGCGCTGGCCGCCGCGGCATCCGTGATGCGCGCCAACGCCATCGCGCTGCCCGTGGACGAAACGCTGCGCCCGGAGTTGATCGACATCGTCGGCACGGGGGGCGACAAGATCGGCAGTTTCAATATCTCCTCGACGGTGGCGATCCTCTGCGCCTCGATGGGTTCCTACGTCGCCAAGCACGGCAGCCGCTCCGTCACCTCGAAATCGGGCAGTGCCGATATGTTCGAAGCCCTGGGGGTCAGGCTCGATCTTGGCATCGAACAGACCGCGCGCCTGCTCGAGGAGACGGGCTTTACTTTCATGTTCGCCCAGAACCACCACCCGGCGATGAAGTTCATCATGCCGGTGCGCAAAAGCATCCCCGAAAAGACGATTTTCAACGTTCTCGGCCCGCTGACCAATCCTGCCGGCGTCGGGAAGATCATGCTCGGCGTCTTCGATAGAAGCTTCGTGCCGAAAATTGCGGAAGCACTGAAGATCAACGACGTGACGTCGGCGATCGTCGTCAGTTCGAAGGAGCGGATGGACGAGATCAGCATCTCCGACATCACCTACGCTGCCCGTGTGGATGAGAAGGGGATCACCGAGTACGAGATCGATCCCGCCCTCTACGGCATTCCGCGTCAGCCCCTTGAGGCGATCGTCGGCGGTGACGCGGATGCGAATGCCGCGATTTTGAGGAATATCTTTGAAAACCGTGCGACGGACGCACAGCGCGATATTGTCCGCATCAACGCGGCCAACGCCTTCATCGTCGACGGGAAGGCGCGGGATATCCAGGAGGGGCTTGAGATGGCCGACGAGGGGCTGCAGAGCGGACGGGCAAAGGCCAAGCTGGCGCAGATCATCGAGGTCTCCGCAAAACTGTGA
- the lptB gene encoding LPS export ABC transporter ATP-binding protein yields MHKLSAQELVKTIKQTEIVRGVSLEVNTGEVVGLLGPNGAGKTTTFYMICGLVEATGGEVFIDEKNISSYPMHARARSGIGYLPQEASIFKDLTVEENLMVAAQAVIKNKKEQRERIDEMLDIFNIEPIRYRKGISLSGGERRRAEIARALVARPRFLLLDEPFAGVDPLAVLDIQKVVEQLVKHDIGVLITDHNVRETLDVCDRAYVIKSGTLLASGTSAEIMVNEDVRRHYLGESFKF; encoded by the coding sequence ATGCATAAACTGAGCGCCCAGGAGTTGGTCAAGACGATCAAACAGACCGAAATCGTCCGCGGAGTCTCTTTGGAGGTCAACACCGGAGAGGTCGTCGGCCTGCTCGGGCCCAACGGGGCGGGCAAAACCACGACTTTCTATATGATCTGCGGCCTTGTCGAAGCGACGGGCGGCGAAGTCTTTATCGACGAGAAAAACATCTCGAGCTATCCGATGCATGCCCGGGCCCGGTCGGGCATCGGCTATCTGCCGCAGGAAGCCTCCATCTTCAAGGACCTCACGGTCGAAGAGAACCTGATGGTCGCGGCGCAGGCGGTGATCAAGAACAAGAAGGAACAGCGCGAGCGTATCGATGAGATGCTTGATATCTTCAACATCGAACCGATCCGCTACCGCAAGGGGATCAGCCTCTCGGGCGGGGAGCGCCGCCGCGCCGAGATTGCCCGCGCTCTCGTCGCCCGTCCCCGCTTCTTATTGCTCGACGAACCCTTCGCCGGGGTCGACCCGCTGGCGGTCCTGGATATCCAGAAGGTCGTCGAGCAGCTCGTCAAACACGACATCGGCGTGCTGATCACCGACCATAACGTCCGCGAGACCCTCGACGTCTGCGACCGTGCCTACGTCATCAAGAGCGGGACGCTCCTCGCGTCGGGTACAAGCGCCGAGATTATGGTCAACGAAGATGTCCGGCGGCATTACCTTGGCGAGTCATTTAAATTTTAA
- a CDS encoding RNA-binding S4 domain-containing protein: MRIDKFLNAVNITKRRTVAQDMLANGVVSINGQSVKASKNVAVGDIVAIAYLKGEKRYEVLQIPTTKSTPKSMQSEYVKELN, translated from the coding sequence ATGAGAATAGATAAATTTCTGAATGCGGTCAACATCACGAAGCGCCGCACCGTGGCGCAGGATATGCTTGCCAACGGGGTCGTCAGCATCAACGGCCAGAGCGTCAAGGCGAGCAAGAACGTCGCGGTGGGGGACATTGTTGCCATCGCCTACCTCAAGGGGGAGAAGCGCTACGAAGTGCTGCAGATCCCGACGACGAAATCCACACCCAAATCGATGCAAAGCGAATACGTAAAGGAACTGAATTGA
- a CDS encoding sensor histidine kinase — protein MALFGKLFKKKEPSRPEVVPVEEVELQDAPFNLNDTLRDVANILSLDAQEKRISIVYRMKKNVPSAVIGDRYKLSRLLSDIIGNAIDFTDKREDVVVQISRNESNDEALELHFEVIDYGVGMDETVVEEILMPMLTSDTPAAAFEIRGSGLQRARDIVHAMQGSIRLSSRPKKGTRVNFHLLLSAENLKEKRHYRLPNKEGVGRKTLVVDNDIGSAKAVVPMLEYFRHDVSVGNVADLAFMESYDIVMVSSEYWSDELYADIQKLGEACPKIVMIESMINHQEVEERALEYVDWLIYKPFTQQFVFEMLVALYSDALSTAPEESEAAAPEAPAVEEAIKEEALPEPHIPEEVAPAADTAKAKAVSAVEAFLNGTVMAGEQNERSVYCKSAHQFFVAADGLAHCGNDYTAFVEKLKEAIWKYVKADRVIMGMIGQGQLGEAAEYCVKMKQPLAELGVYKLACLADLLETACRERNAEEIEALTNAIGFILKQTISSLDQFIEQSKYKIR, from the coding sequence TTGGCACTGTTTGGAAAGCTATTTAAGAAAAAAGAGCCCTCGAGGCCGGAAGTCGTCCCGGTCGAAGAGGTCGAATTGCAAGACGCCCCGTTCAACCTCAACGATACGTTGCGCGATGTCGCGAATATTCTCTCTCTTGATGCGCAGGAGAAGCGCATCTCCATCGTTTACCGGATGAAAAAGAATGTCCCTTCCGCCGTTATCGGAGACCGCTACAAGCTCTCCCGTCTGCTGAGCGACATCATCGGGAATGCGATCGATTTCACCGATAAGCGCGAAGACGTCGTTGTCCAGATCAGTCGGAACGAAAGCAATGACGAGGCGCTGGAGCTCCATTTTGAGGTGATCGATTACGGGGTCGGGATGGACGAGACGGTCGTCGAAGAGATCCTGATGCCGATGCTCACCAGCGACACCCCGGCGGCGGCGTTCGAGATCCGCGGCAGCGGGCTGCAGCGCGCCCGCGACATTGTGCACGCAATGCAGGGCAGCATCCGTCTGAGCAGCCGGCCGAAGAAAGGGACGCGGGTCAATTTCCATCTGCTCCTTTCCGCCGAAAACCTCAAGGAAAAACGCCACTACCGTCTGCCGAACAAAGAAGGCGTCGGGCGCAAGACCCTGGTCGTCGACAACGATATCGGCAGTGCGAAGGCCGTGGTGCCGATGCTGGAGTACTTCCGTCACGACGTGAGCGTCGGTAACGTGGCAGACCTGGCTTTCATGGAGTCGTACGATATTGTTATGGTCTCCTCCGAATACTGGAGCGACGAGCTCTATGCGGATATCCAGAAGCTGGGGGAGGCGTGTCCGAAGATCGTGATGATCGAAAGCATGATCAACCACCAGGAGGTGGAGGAGCGCGCCCTCGAGTACGTCGACTGGCTCATCTATAAACCCTTCACCCAGCAGTTCGTTTTTGAAATGCTGGTGGCGCTCTATTCCGATGCGCTCAGCACGGCTCCGGAAGAGTCGGAGGCCGCGGCGCCGGAAGCACCTGCCGTCGAAGAGGCCATTAAGGAAGAAGCGCTCCCCGAGCCGCATATTCCGGAAGAGGTCGCTCCCGCAGCGGACACGGCAAAAGCGAAAGCCGTTTCGGCGGTGGAGGCCTTCCTCAACGGGACGGTCATGGCCGGCGAGCAGAATGAGCGCAGCGTCTATTGCAAATCTGCCCACCAGTTCTTCGTGGCGGCGGACGGATTGGCCCACTGCGGCAATGACTATACGGCCTTTGTCGAGAAACTCAAAGAGGCGATCTGGAAGTATGTCAAGGCCGACCGCGTGATCATGGGGATGATCGGCCAGGGACAGCTTGGGGAGGCGGCGGAGTACTGCGTCAAGATGAAGCAGCCCCTCGCCGAACTCGGTGTGTATAAACTCGCCTGCCTTGCGGATCTGCTTGAAACGGCGTGCCGGGAGCGGAATGCGGAGGAGATAGAGGCATTGACGAATGCCATCGGATTTATTCTCAAACAGACGATTTCGTCCCTCGATCAGTTCATCGAACAGTCGAAATACAAAATCCGTTAG
- a CDS encoding YgiQ family radical SAM protein: protein MQRRGWEQLDVILVSGDAYIDSPFIGVAMVGRILEREGYRVGIIGQPDIESAEAISRLGEPRLFWGVSGGSVDSMVSNYTATKKFRNSDDYTPGGKNDRRPDRATLVYTNLIRRHFKNTAPIVLGGIEASLRRITHYDYWSNKLRKPILFDAKADYLIYGMGEIALLDLTHALEKGEDPTTVRGVCYISKTPEPDYIQLPSHAECLKEKERYIDMFQYFYDNNDPISAKGLCEEVDGRYLIQNPPCDYLSEPEMDGLSAMPFTRELHPYHRQAGEVKCLETIKFSIMTHQGCWGECNFCAIGVHQGRTIRTRSEASIVGEAKAFTEYNDFKGIISDVGGPTANMYGYECNKKLKLGTCDHQRCVDSRHLCSSMKVDHSRNINLLRQVRAVPGIKKAFVASGIRYDLINEDKQHGYDYLKELVRHHISGQMKVAPEHTQQHVLDLMGKPGKQTLIDFKKLYDKLNADEGKKQFLTYYLIAAHPGCTEADMHELKRFTSEELKMNPEQAQVFTPTPGTWSSVMYYTEMDPETRKKIFVEKDTRRKEKQKEIVVKKQQFRSGFAS, encoded by the coding sequence ACATCGAGAGCGCCGAAGCGATCAGCCGCCTCGGGGAGCCCCGACTCTTCTGGGGGGTGAGCGGCGGGAGCGTCGACTCGATGGTCTCCAACTACACGGCGACGAAGAAGTTCCGCAACAGCGACGACTACACTCCCGGCGGCAAAAACGACCGGCGTCCCGACCGCGCGACCCTGGTCTATACGAACCTGATCCGCCGCCATTTCAAAAACACGGCCCCGATCGTCCTGGGGGGCATCGAAGCGAGTCTGCGCCGCATCACCCACTACGACTACTGGAGCAACAAGCTGCGCAAACCGATCCTCTTTGACGCCAAGGCGGACTACCTGATCTACGGGATGGGGGAGATCGCGTTGCTAGACCTGACGCATGCCCTGGAAAAGGGCGAGGACCCGACGACGGTACGCGGGGTCTGTTACATCTCCAAAACCCCGGAGCCCGATTACATTCAGCTCCCTTCCCACGCCGAGTGTCTGAAGGAGAAAGAGCGCTACATCGACATGTTCCAGTACTTCTACGACAACAACGACCCCATCTCCGCCAAGGGCCTCTGCGAGGAGGTCGACGGCCGCTACCTTATCCAGAACCCGCCCTGCGACTACCTCAGCGAGCCGGAGATGGACGGCCTCTCCGCCATGCCCTTTACGCGGGAACTCCACCCCTACCACAGGCAAGCGGGTGAGGTGAAATGCCTGGAGACGATCAAATTCTCCATCATGACCCACCAGGGGTGCTGGGGCGAATGCAACTTCTGCGCCATCGGCGTACACCAGGGGCGTACCATCCGTACCCGCTCGGAGGCCTCCATCGTCGGCGAGGCAAAGGCTTTTACCGAGTACAACGATTTCAAGGGGATCATCTCCGACGTCGGAGGGCCGACGGCGAACATGTACGGCTACGAGTGCAACAAAAAGCTCAAACTCGGCACCTGCGACCATCAGCGCTGCGTCGATTCGCGCCACCTCTGCTCCTCCATGAAGGTAGACCATTCGCGCAACATCAATCTGCTGCGCCAGGTGCGGGCGGTGCCGGGGATCAAAAAGGCCTTTGTCGCTTCAGGCATCCGCTACGACCTGATCAACGAGGATAAACAACACGGCTACGACTACCTGAAAGAGCTGGTACGCCACCATATTTCCGGGCAGATGAAGGTGGCTCCGGAGCACACACAGCAGCACGTTCTCGACCTGATGGGCAAGCCGGGCAAGCAGACGCTGATCGATTTTAAAAAGCTTTATGATAAACTAAACGCAGATGAGGGAAAAAAGCAGTTTTTGACGTACTATCTTATTGCAGCACACCCGGGCTGTACGGAAGCGGACATGCACGAGCTGAAGCGCTTCACGTCCGAAGAGCTCAAGATGAATCCGGAACAGGCGCAGGTATTCACGCCGACGCCGGGGACGTGGTCATCGGTGATGTATTACACGGAGATGGATCCGGAGACCCGGAAAAAGATCTTTGTCGAAAAAGATACGCGCCGCAAAGAGAAGCAAAAAGAGATCGTCGTTAAAAAACAGCAGTTCAGGAGCGGTTTCGCCAGTTAA
- a CDS encoding YbjN domain-containing protein codes for MKRNDTVALPLLTACVFMPNLPLLHADDLLWAEGAKAIESMAKGFGSATLKTSSNGAPYIIGRIDGTKYGIYFYGCEEDGSACKSIQFTVGWSEAQMTMETINRWNRDTRFGKAYLDEEGDPCLEMDVNLDYGVTPRNVEDSFDLWTRALKSFKTDYLD; via the coding sequence ATGAAACGGAACGACACAGTGGCCCTGCCACTCCTTACCGCCTGCGTGTTCATGCCAAACCTCCCGCTGCTGCACGCCGATGATCTGCTCTGGGCAGAGGGGGCAAAAGCGATCGAAAGCATGGCAAAAGGGTTCGGCAGCGCGACGCTTAAAACGAGCAGTAACGGGGCCCCCTACATTATCGGGCGCATTGACGGGACGAAGTATGGCATCTACTTTTACGGGTGCGAGGAGGACGGCTCGGCGTGCAAAAGTATTCAATTCACAGTAGGGTGGAGCGAAGCGCAGATGACGATGGAAACGATCAACCGGTGGAACCGGGATACACGTTTCGGAAAGGCCTATCTCGACGAAGAGGGTGACCCGTGTCTGGAGATGGACGTCAACCTGGATTACGGCGTGACGCCACGCAACGTCGAAGACTCTTTTGACCTCTGGACGCGTGCACTCAAAAGTTTTAAAACGGATTACCTGGACTAG
- a CDS encoding ATP-binding protein, which produces MQNYKLIITALVAVASLALMAAEPYMNIVVAAGNSKAEMDIYVHTLKRKFAADPAIAEAQANEHFEVVSRRSGRHYITSVEPLRDSEVVSKVLEKVQRYFPDAYVYTHRGDEVPAAEPEPKVEVKTVYVPAEPEIKTVYIPAEPEVKTIYVDRPSKGIPSEKILIALMILGALLLLLILFALYQKQKLSKISRVLKKEHEELEQMLEHQEDIMVNVGEKIRQPAKEISTSSEKILQTQLDPEQSRELEKIKHSDELLLDITNDLIDFLNLKSDKVKLRHELFNINNVLDEMAGTVSSRARGRGVEFIFDIEKGVPAKFIGDSLRLGQVLTNLMSNAMKFTEAGEVKLHIRRLPDKGGKVMLEFIISDTGIGIDPKRFNDIFEPFSSANDLKETGLGLYISRALIEMMGGAIEIKSVISKGSDFILTIPLEVPDVNEKRHYRLPAKAFTGHSFVIVEVQPTAADALKKMLEYFKNDVSVRSLGAIRNKSDILFESEVVIIAEDAFTPDVQALIKRVKSETDNKVVLAGSMMNEPHDVSALKSMIDARIMKPLNLQRIYDLIVDLFEDSIKEVDTEGVTPRHTSPKAITEQHYEDVPETPNITKQSFSAFAGASVLIVEDNLINQKVLLSLFNGSGIRVTMAGDGVEALEAVQDPKNRFDLVLMDINMPVMDGYEATRHIRSDAQYDDMPIVSLTGLGLPEEIAKMYALGMNAHLTKPVQVGRLYTVFSRFVKTAAPAAKTPARTATSPLKGTAFANTEVLAARDGLMRASGDAELYGEILEEYVTLYASADQTLEVFIKTGNFDAAKKLAHDIKGVSANIGATHMVQVCEALNVGLSRNLENSKLLALKSDFDRHLHDVLKEARKYLP; this is translated from the coding sequence ATGCAAAATTATAAACTGATCATAACAGCGCTTGTCGCCGTGGCGTCATTGGCATTGATGGCGGCGGAACCCTACATGAACATTGTCGTTGCCGCGGGTAACAGCAAAGCGGAGATGGATATCTATGTCCATACGCTGAAACGGAAATTCGCGGCCGATCCCGCCATTGCCGAAGCACAGGCCAATGAACATTTCGAGGTTGTCAGCCGACGGTCGGGGCGTCACTACATCACCAGCGTCGAGCCGCTCCGCGACAGCGAGGTCGTCTCCAAGGTGCTGGAAAAGGTACAGCGCTATTTCCCGGACGCCTATGTCTACACCCACCGCGGCGATGAAGTGCCTGCAGCCGAACCCGAGCCGAAGGTGGAGGTGAAAACGGTCTATGTTCCCGCCGAACCGGAGATCAAAACCGTCTATATCCCGGCCGAACCGGAGGTCAAGACCATCTATGTCGACAGGCCTTCGAAGGGGATCCCCTCCGAAAAGATTCTGATCGCGCTGATGATCCTCGGAGCGCTCTTGCTGCTGCTAATCCTCTTCGCCCTCTATCAGAAACAGAAGCTGTCAAAAATAAGCCGCGTGCTCAAAAAAGAGCATGAAGAGCTCGAGCAGATGCTCGAACACCAAGAAGACATCATGGTCAACGTCGGCGAGAAGATCCGGCAGCCGGCCAAGGAGATCAGCACCAGCAGCGAGAAGATCCTGCAGACGCAGCTCGACCCGGAACAGAGCCGTGAACTGGAGAAGATCAAGCATTCCGACGAACTGCTCCTGGACATCACGAATGACCTGATCGACTTCCTGAACCTCAAGTCCGACAAGGTCAAGCTGCGGCATGAACTGTTCAATATCAACAACGTCCTCGACGAGATGGCGGGGACGGTCAGTAGCCGAGCACGGGGCCGCGGGGTCGAATTCATCTTCGACATCGAGAAGGGCGTACCGGCCAAGTTTATCGGGGATTCGCTGCGCCTGGGGCAGGTGCTCACCAACCTGATGAGCAATGCCATGAAGTTCACCGAAGCCGGGGAAGTAAAGCTCCATATCCGGCGTCTGCCGGACAAGGGCGGGAAGGTGATGCTGGAGTTTATCATCTCCGACACGGGCATCGGTATTGACCCGAAACGTTTCAACGATATCTTTGAACCCTTCTCTTCGGCCAACGATCTGAAAGAGACGGGACTGGGGCTCTACATCTCCCGTGCGCTGATCGAGATGATGGGCGGTGCCATCGAGATCAAAAGCGTCATAAGCAAAGGGAGCGATTTCATTCTGACAATCCCGCTGGAAGTGCCGGACGTCAACGAAAAACGCCACTACCGTCTCCCGGCCAAGGCCTTCACGGGGCACAGCTTCGTGATCGTCGAGGTGCAGCCGACGGCGGCGGATGCGCTCAAAAAGATGCTGGAGTACTTCAAAAACGACGTTAGCGTCCGATCGCTGGGGGCGATCCGCAACAAGAGCGATATCCTCTTCGAAAGCGAGGTCGTCATTATCGCCGAAGATGCCTTTACGCCGGACGTACAGGCCCTGATAAAGCGGGTCAAGAGCGAAACGGACAACAAGGTCGTCCTGGCGGGGAGCATGATGAACGAGCCCCACGACGTCTCAGCGCTTAAATCGATGATCGATGCGCGGATCATGAAACCGCTGAACCTGCAGCGTATCTACGACCTGATCGTCGACCTTTTCGAAGACAGTATCAAAGAGGTCGATACCGAGGGCGTGACGCCGCGGCACACGTCGCCCAAAGCGATCACGGAGCAGCACTATGAGGATGTCCCGGAAACGCCGAACATCACGAAGCAGAGCTTCAGTGCCTTCGCGGGGGCGTCGGTCCTGATCGTCGAAGACAACCTGATCAACCAGAAGGTACTGCTGAGCCTCTTCAACGGCAGCGGCATCAGGGTGACCATGGCCGGCGACGGCGTCGAAGCCCTTGAAGCGGTGCAGGACCCGAAAAACCGTTTCGACCTCGTGCTGATGGATATCAACATGCCGGTCATGGACGGCTACGAAGCGACGCGCCACATCCGTTCGGACGCGCAGTACGACGATATGCCGATCGTCTCGCTGACCGGTCTGGGGCTGCCCGAGGAGATCGCGAAGATGTACGCGCTCGGGATGAACGCGCACCTGACCAAACCGGTACAGGTGGGGCGGCTCTATACGGTGTTCAGCCGCTTCGTCAAGACGGCGGCCCCGGCAGCCAAGACGCCGGCCCGCACGGCAACGTCGCCGCTGAAGGGAACCGCGTTCGCCAATACGGAGGTCCTTGCGGCCAGGGACGGCCTCATGCGCGCCAGCGGCGATGCGGAGCTCTACGGCGAGATCCTCGAGGAGTATGTCACGCTGTACGCCAGCGCGGACCAGACGCTGGAGGTCTTTATTAAGACGGGGAACTTTGATGCCGCCAAGAAACTGGCGCACGACATCAAAGGCGTCAGCGCCAATATCGGCGCGACCCACATGGTACAGGTCTGCGAGGCCCTCAATGTCGGCTTGTCGCGGAACCTGGAGAACAGCAAACTGCTCGCGCTCAAAAGCGATTTCGACCGCCACCTGCATGATGTATTGAAAGAGGCGAGAAAGTACCTGCCGTAA
- a CDS encoding TIGR02757 family protein translates to MRQRNHALEISYERPDPILVARRYQEPYSALVCALFAYGRADLIVRFLDHLDFSLLDAEEAVIRRAFEGQYYRFQNRTDIIEFFITLRRLKLEGDIEALFTEAYRPNRSVIEGVNAVIAKMQALNGYESRGYRFLIGREVTKYKGGAPMKRWLMFLRWMVRSDAIDFGLWQGVGTSDLLMPLDTHTFNVSHRLGLLKRKNYDLQAVAELTETLKRFDPDDPVKYDFALYRLGQEKQY, encoded by the coding sequence ATGCGGCAGCGCAACCATGCGCTGGAGATCTCCTACGAGCGTCCCGATCCCATCCTTGTCGCACGGCGTTACCAGGAGCCCTACAGTGCACTCGTATGCGCGCTTTTCGCCTACGGACGTGCCGATCTGATCGTTCGATTCCTCGACCATCTCGATTTCAGTTTGCTGGATGCGGAGGAAGCCGTGATCCGCCGGGCATTCGAGGGGCAATACTACCGTTTCCAGAACCGTACGGACATCATCGAATTCTTTATCACCCTGCGGCGTCTGAAGCTCGAAGGCGATATCGAAGCGCTGTTCACGGAGGCGTACCGGCCCAACCGTTCCGTGATTGAGGGCGTGAATGCCGTGATAGCGAAGATGCAGGCGCTCAACGGTTATGAGAGCCGCGGATACCGATTTCTCATCGGGCGCGAAGTAACGAAGTACAAAGGGGGCGCGCCGATGAAGCGGTGGCTGATGTTCCTGCGCTGGATGGTCCGCAGCGACGCCATCGATTTTGGGCTCTGGCAAGGCGTCGGCACATCCGATCTGCTAATGCCCCTCGATACCCATACGTTCAACGTGTCGCACCGACTGGGACTTCTGAAGCGAAAGAACTACGACCTTCAGGCCGTGGCGGAGCTGACGGAGACCCTCAAACGTTTCGATCCGGATGACCCCGTGAAGTATGACTTCGCCCTCTACCGCCTCGGCCAGGAGAAACAGTACTGA
- the tsaE gene encoding tRNA (adenosine(37)-N6)-threonylcarbamoyltransferase complex ATPase subunit type 1 TsaE, translating to MRQLKCGKEDLDRVVGAMMDALPRGGVVILQGDLASGKTTLTQAAARHLDIDEPVTSPTFSLQQCYGDQMFHYDIYNHGIEHFLALGLLEELEKPGYHFIEWGDETLIEMLKMAEIPAVVIEIEKCAPDARCYKVYHA from the coding sequence GTGAGACAGCTCAAATGCGGCAAGGAGGACCTGGACCGGGTGGTCGGCGCCATGATGGACGCGCTGCCGCGGGGCGGCGTCGTGATCTTGCAGGGCGACCTCGCCAGCGGCAAGACGACGCTGACCCAGGCCGCGGCGCGCCATCTCGATATTGACGAACCGGTCACCTCGCCGACCTTTTCGCTGCAGCAGTGCTACGGCGACCAGATGTTCCACTACGACATCTACAACCACGGCATCGAGCATTTCCTCGCCCTGGGGCTCCTTGAAGAGTTGGAAAAACCGGGCTATCATTTCATCGAATGGGGTGACGAAACCCTTATAGAGATGCTGAAGATGGCGGAGATCCCCGCCGTTGTCATTGAAATCGAAAAGTGCGCTCCCGACGCACGCTGTTACAAGGTCTACCATGCATAA
- a CDS encoding CoA-binding protein gives MECEFPTVNANSDEIKAMFEATKTIAVLGLSPDESKDSHRVAKYLKEAGYKIVPVYPKEEEILGEKVYRSLAEIPFEVDMVDIFRKPAALDAVADACIARGDVKFFWAQKGIVNNAAAEKAEKAGMKVVQNHCTMVEHRHLLG, from the coding sequence ATGGAGTGCGAATTCCCGACGGTAAACGCCAACAGCGATGAGATCAAGGCGATGTTCGAAGCGACCAAGACGATCGCCGTTCTCGGGCTCTCCCCCGATGAGAGCAAGGACAGCCACCGTGTAGCGAAATACCTCAAAGAGGCGGGCTATAAGATCGTTCCTGTCTACCCCAAAGAGGAGGAGATCCTCGGCGAAAAGGTCTACCGCTCCCTGGCTGAGATCCCATTCGAGGTCGATATGGTCGACATCTTTCGCAAGCCGGCGGCCCTGGATGCCGTCGCGGACGCCTGCATCGCGCGCGGCGATGTGAAGTTCTTCTGGGCCCAGAAGGGGATCGTCAATAACGCGGCTGCCGAAAAAGCGGAAAAGGCGGGGATGAAAGTCGTTCAGAACCACTGCACGATGGTCGAACACCGCCATCTTTTGGGATAG